The following is a genomic window from Armatimonadota bacterium.
GGGGCTCATCGCGGCAGGGCTCATGAGCGTCATGCCGCTCCATGCGCTCAACTCCCACTACGCGACGGTTGATGTGCCGCAGTCTCTCTTCATCCTCCTGTGCCTGCATTTCGCGGTCCGACTGGTGACCCGCATCACTCTGCGCGACTGCATCTGGGCCGGAGTCGCGGCCGGTCTTGCGGCCAGTGTCAAGTACAATGGCGCACTGGTGTTTGTGGCTCCGGTGCTGGCGGTTCTAGTGTCGCCGAGAGACGCTGAGGCGGATGCGCCGCCGGTCTGGGAGTCGATTGCGGCCATGCTCGCAGCGGCATTGGGGGCCTTCGCGCTCACTTCCCCGTATGTGTTCCTCGCGTGGCCCGAAGCCTGTGAGCATATCCGGTACGAAATCGAGCACATGCGCGTGGGCGAATCGCCCTGGCAGGAGATGTACCCCAACGGCTGGCTCTTCCACCTGCATGTCACCGTGTTTCTGGCGGCCCTCGCACTGCTCCTGTGCCGGGGCCGAACACGCGCAGCGGTGGCGCCCGCTGCGGCCTTCGCACTCCTGTGGTTCCTCATGATCGGCGCGGCAGGCGTGCGCTATGCCCGATACGAAATGCCCCTCGAAGTCTGCGCGCCTGTACTCGCGGCGGGGCTTGCGAGCTGGTTTGCGAAACACCGGACGGTGGTGTCCGTCGCCCTTGTCGCGGCCTTCGCACTGAGCCTGTTCCTGTCCATCAACCGCTGCCTGGTCCTCAGCGCCCCCGATCCGCGCGACCGAATGCTGGAGATCATCAACACACAAGTTCCCGAGCACGAGACCCTTGCCCTGATCTGGGAACCGTGGTTCAATGTCGCCCCGGTAGATTACTGCAACGGGGGCGCGGCTCTGCGGTCCAATCCCCTGTTCGCGCGGTTCAAGCGGCCTGTGCGAAAACTGCTCATCGTTGGCTTGGACGCGGGGAAGCTCGAGGAAGCGCGGCCCTTCGCGGTTCTCACCAGCGACTTCGACCTGCCGGCCCGGGCAGCTCGGGTAAGCAAGGGCCACGAGGCGATCCAGCGCGCCCTGGCCGCGCGCAAGCTGACCGAGATCGGCCCGCAGCCCATGGGTCTCATCGAGATTCCACCAGCACGCGACAAGTCAGACATGCACTACGCCGACCCGACTCAACAACTGTGGGTCTTGCGCCACAGACCGGCATCTTCGGGCGACGAATAGACGCGGCGCGCCGCCCTGACCTGCACGACAATCCACATGACGGGAGAGTCAACACAGATGGCGAAACTGGCGATCAACGGCGGACCGAAACTGCGCACCGAACCCTTCGTCGGCTGGCCCCCGAAGGATGAGGGGTTCCTGACGGCACTCAAAGATGTCCTGGATAGTGGTGTCTGGGGCGTGAGCGGTCCGAAGAACAAAGAGCTTTGCGAGAAGTTCGCGGCCTTCCAGCATGCGAAGTTCGCCGTGGGTTCGCCCAATGGTACGAAGGCGCTGGAGCTGGCGCTGATCGGCTGCGATGTCAGCTACGGTGATGAGGTGATCGTGCCCCCGTACACGTTTATCGCTTCGGCAAGCTCGGTTATCTCCGTGGGTGCGGTGCCGGTGTTTGCGGATATTGACCGCGACACATTCTGCCTGGACCCGGCAGCGGTAGAAGCGGCCATCACTCCGTACACAAAGGCCATCATCGCCGTGCACATCGCCGGGATGCCCTGCGATATGAACGCTCTCAAGGCCATCGCAGCGAAACACGGACTGGTCATCATCGAGGACTGCGCACAGGCCCATGGCGCCGAGTATGAGGGCCGGCGTGTCGGGGCTATCGGCGATGCTGGAGCGTTTTCCTTCCAGTCTTCGAAGAACGTGACCTCCGGCGAGGGCGGCATGACCGTCACCGATCGACAGGATGTGTGGGAGAAGGCCTGGAGCTACCACAATATCGGCCGGGTACCCGACGGCGGCTG
Proteins encoded in this region:
- a CDS encoding DegT/DnrJ/EryC1/StrS family aminotransferase produces the protein MAKLAINGGPKLRTEPFVGWPPKDEGFLTALKDVLDSGVWGVSGPKNKELCEKFAAFQHAKFAVGSPNGTKALELALIGCDVSYGDEVIVPPYTFIASASSVISVGAVPVFADIDRDTFCLDPAAVEAAITPYTKAIIAVHIAGMPCDMNALKAIAAKHGLVIIEDCAQAHGAEYEGRRVGAIGDAGAFSFQSSKNVTSGEGGMTVTDRQDVWEKAWSYHNIGRVPDGGWYDHRVFGTNLRMTEFQAALILRGLELLPEHMDRRDECAFHLRKRLDEIEGVGYQAFPAGATRCAWHLFIFTYDREAMQGVSRDRFIEALGAEGIPISRGYNPLYTEGMFRKGWDRTKPPFSPSVYSGDVDYDKVSCPNCEFVCYDGSFWTSQSVLLGTTKDMDDIADAIIKVKENLGELQ
- a CDS encoding glycosyltransferase family 39 protein: MGNPANPGKPTAMDYAALGSILLLGAAVRLWGIRWGLPDETHLFSYHPDEFHSLRGALSLATGDPNPHFFNYGSLYLYLVAIACNWHAAVVGGADLLTALLKGNTAHTEMAAWVLDARLVVVLCALATVYVTWLAGRQLGGNRGGLIAAGLMSVMPLHALNSHYATVDVPQSLFILLCLHFAVRLVTRITLRDCIWAGVAAGLAASVKYNGALVFVAPVLAVLVSPRDAEADAPPVWESIAAMLAAALGAFALTSPYVFLAWPEACEHIRYEIEHMRVGESPWQEMYPNGWLFHLHVTVFLAALALLLCRGRTRAAVAPAAAFALLWFLMIGAAGVRYARYEMPLEVCAPVLAAGLASWFAKHRTVVSVALVAAFALSLFLSINRCLVLSAPDPRDRMLEIINTQVPEHETLALIWEPWFNVAPVDYCNGGAALRSNPLFARFKRPVRKLLIVGLDAGKLEEARPFAVLTSDFDLPARAARVSKGHEAIQRALAARKLTEIGPQPMGLIEIPPARDKSDMHYADPTQQLWVLRHRPASSGDE